One stretch of Malus domestica chromosome 14, GDT2T_hap1 DNA includes these proteins:
- the LOC114821120 gene encoding UDP-N-acetylmuramoyl-L-alanyl-D-glutamate--2,6-diaminopimelate ligase MurE homolog, chloroplastic-like has product MTSTTRIRRTTTLLEAPKDSGYRVSKFQQIQWQFSRHHKLEEEEYLKQQDTFLNAIADVEDVPENSNFVIHNNSGDDLFGDIDQVVALKRKEFVKQGLLKPNPKKEIMAVDKLDPEEVVDLEEIEELQGIKVVSKHKKDDRPEKFNPKVRDFRTFDFLWIKT; this is encoded by the exons atgacaAGTACTACCCGGATCCGACGGACGACGACCCTGCTCGAAGCCCCGAAAGACTCGGGTTACAGAGTGTCCAAGTTCCAACAAATCCAGTGGCAGTTTTCGCGCCACCACAAGCTCGAGGAGGAAGAGTATTTGAAGCAGCAGGACACCTTCCTCAATGCCATTGCTGATGTGGAGGACGTGCCGGAGAATTCTAATTTCGTAATTCATAACAACTCCGGTGACGATTTGTTCGGCGACATTGACCAAGTGGTTGCCTTGAAACGCAAGGAGTTTGTGAAGCAAGGGCTTCTGAAACCAAACCCTAAGAAGGAGATTATGGCGGTGGATAAGCTGGACCCTGAGGAGGTGGTGGATTTGGAGGAGATTGAAGAGCTTCAAGGGATTAAGGTCGTCAGCAAGCACAAAAAGGACGACCGGCCGGAGAAATTCAATCCCAAGGTTCGTGATTTCAG gacattcgacttcctctggatcAAAACATGA